In Oncorhynchus mykiss isolate Arlee unplaced genomic scaffold, USDA_OmykA_1.1 un_scaffold_222, whole genome shotgun sequence, one genomic interval encodes:
- the LOC118948158 gene encoding gastrula zinc finger protein XlCGF17.1-like: MASVKLEDCSQTMELNVNIKDEEEEEKIGTSVSHGDHVETFPASRQQQQEDHRAKRSHHCPHCVEIFPFLSKLKAHLKIHTGEKPYSCSDCGVSFSRLDTLKTHQRIHTGEKPYYCSDCGERFSQMSSLKAHKQVHTGEKPYSCSDCGKCFSRSDTLKSHERIHTGEKPYSCSDCGKSFSRLDNLKSHERVHTGEKPYSCSDCVKCFKTSTELKVHQRTHTGERRYYCSDCAKCFKTSTELKLHQRTHTGEKPYFCSDCGKSFSRLDTLKTHERIHTGENPYSCSDCVKCFKTSTELKVHQKTHTGEKPYYCSVCGKCFKTSNELKVHQRTHTGEKPYVCSGCGKSFSHQSNLKTHQRIH, translated from the coding sequence gagaccaCGTTGAGACATTCCCTGCATCCAGACAACAACAGCAGGAAGATCACAGAGCTAAGAGGTCTCACCACTGCCCACATTGTGTGGAGATTTTCCCATTTCTATCAAAGCTAAAAGCACACctaaaaatacacacaggagagaagccttactcctgctctgactgtggggtgAGTTTCTCTCGACTGGATAccttaaaaacacaccaacgtatacatacaggagagaagccttactactgctctgactgtggggagAGATTCTCTCAAATGAGCAGCTTAAAAGCACACAAACAAGTAcatactggagagaagccttactcctgctctgattgTGGGAAGTGTTTCTCCCGATCGGATACCTTGAaatcacatgaacgtatacatacaggagagaagccttactcctgctctgactgtggaaaaagtTTCTCCCGATTGGATAACTTAAAATCACATGAACGtgtacatacaggagagaagccatatTCCTGCTCAGACTGTGTAAAATGCTTCAAAACATCAACTGAGCTAAAAgtacatcagagaacacacacaggagagaggcgttactactgctctgactgtgcaaaatgttttaaaacatcaactgagctaaaacttcatcagagaacacatacaggagagaagccttacttctgctctgactgtggaaagagtttctcccGATTGGATACcttaaaaacacatgaacgtatacatacaggagaaaacccttactcctgctctgactgtgtaaAATGCTTCAAAACATCAACTGAGCTCAAAGTTcatcagaaaacacacacaggagagaagccttattacTGCTCAGTctgtggaaaatgttttaaaacatcaaatgagctaaaagttcaccagagaacacacacaggagagaagccttacgtcTGCTCTGGCTGTGGCAAAAGTTTCTCTCACCAGAGCAacttaaaaacacaccaacgtatacaTTAA